In Treponema vincentii, a single window of DNA contains:
- a CDS encoding ABC transporter substrate-binding protein, translating to MTEAFNQGSIHWLCGSVNLNKVAAAYTIHITPMFATEFFYFKTNTTPCNNQTFREALLAALPYTELRKDYLIPAKTLVFPLTGYPTVPGVDKQDIAKAEKLLKKVPQSETTQPVKILLPETAFYIQQAALLKTAWEKIGISTEITTTPFEEYYDRLKTDNYHLAVISWIGDFADPLAFLELFRTDSTLNDSGWHNIDYENFIKKASAEQNRKARFDYLAKAEQLLLDSSVLIPLSHVPAINVIDLSDIKGWYVNAVNIHPFKFIRFAQPDPLPGVALYTKENR from the coding sequence ATGACAGAAGCTTTTAATCAAGGTTCTATTCATTGGCTTTGCGGATCCGTCAATTTAAATAAAGTAGCAGCGGCATATACCATCCACATTACACCGATGTTTGCAACTGAATTCTTCTATTTTAAAACAAACACAACGCCGTGCAATAATCAAACGTTCAGAGAAGCGCTGCTCGCTGCACTCCCCTATACCGAATTGCGCAAAGATTATTTAATTCCTGCTAAGACGTTGGTATTCCCCCTCACGGGATATCCAACCGTACCCGGTGTTGATAAACAGGATATAGCAAAAGCTGAAAAATTGTTAAAAAAAGTCCCGCAGTCGGAAACAACACAACCGGTAAAAATTCTCTTACCGGAAACAGCCTTCTACATCCAACAAGCGGCATTGCTGAAAACTGCATGGGAAAAAATAGGAATTTCAACCGAGATTACGACAACACCCTTTGAAGAATACTACGACCGATTAAAGACGGATAACTATCATTTGGCTGTCATTTCGTGGATTGGTGATTTTGCAGATCCGCTTGCGTTTTTAGAATTATTCCGCACCGATTCAACTTTAAATGATTCAGGCTGGCACAATATAGATTATGAAAATTTTATCAAGAAAGCATCGGCAGAACAAAATCGCAAAGCGAGATTTGACTATCTTGCAAAAGCGGAACAGCTGTTACTCGATTCATCGGTTCTTATTCCGCTTTCTCACGTTCCTGCAATCAACGTAATCGATTTAAGCGATATCAAAGGCTGGTATGTCAATGCGGTTAATATCCATCCGTTTAAATTTATCCGATTTGCCCAGCCCGATCCGTTGCCCGGAGTTGCGTTATATACCAAAGAGAACCGCTGA
- a CDS encoding MATE family efflux transporter, which translates to MTDKREELVSGNIFKLMLQLGVPGIIGMLVISLYSFVDAMFVGRYVGEKALGAISVAYAFTLVNNGIAVLVGIGSASILSRAVGRKDQKTVDAVMGNVLVLSVLMSSVVMIVGYIFAPQLLTLIGAEGEMHTMGVQYLRIVYLGSIFVNFGQASNMVLRGEGRIALAMIIMGSGAVLNIVLDALFIIVFKQGIAGAAVATVISQAVFALASFFYFLCFSKNVRFKTLKPDKSIVGETIAIGMSAMIMQVLSLVQQTVMYSTLKKYGGEDQVVLMGAFFRYLMLSFIPLWGLSQGFQPFVGTNFGAGLFDRVKKGTGLFYGFGLLLAVIAWGIFLLSPEKVLGLFIDNPVLVAQGKTNAVIAMIIFPALAIMILNMTLFQAIGKPKPAGILAISRQLVLFVPAVLILPHFFGARGVWLAMPLVDGIVVVLSVIIMIKIFATDLVKK; encoded by the coding sequence ATGACAGATAAACGAGAGGAGCTTGTATCGGGAAATATATTCAAGCTCATGTTACAGTTGGGCGTGCCGGGAATCATCGGTATGCTGGTAATCAGTTTGTACAGTTTCGTCGACGCAATGTTTGTCGGACGGTATGTAGGCGAAAAAGCGCTCGGTGCGATCAGCGTTGCGTATGCTTTTACGCTGGTGAATAACGGTATTGCGGTATTGGTCGGAATTGGTTCCGCATCGATTTTATCGCGGGCAGTCGGCAGAAAAGATCAAAAGACCGTCGATGCGGTGATGGGGAACGTATTGGTGTTGTCGGTACTGATGTCCTCAGTAGTGATGATAGTAGGATACATTTTTGCGCCGCAGCTTCTCACCCTTATCGGGGCGGAAGGGGAAATGCACACAATGGGTGTACAATATTTACGGATTGTGTACCTTGGCTCCATATTTGTAAACTTCGGACAGGCTTCAAATATGGTACTGCGCGGAGAAGGAAGAATTGCACTTGCGATGATTATCATGGGATCCGGTGCCGTGCTGAATATTGTGCTTGACGCGCTGTTCATTATCGTGTTCAAACAAGGAATCGCCGGCGCTGCCGTTGCCACGGTTATTTCGCAGGCGGTTTTTGCATTGGCCAGCTTTTTTTACTTTTTGTGCTTCAGCAAAAATGTTCGCTTTAAAACCCTTAAACCGGATAAATCGATTGTCGGAGAAACAATTGCAATCGGTATGTCTGCGATGATTATGCAGGTTCTTTCTCTGGTACAGCAAACGGTCATGTATTCGACATTGAAAAAATACGGTGGAGAAGATCAGGTCGTTCTAATGGGCGCATTCTTCCGCTATTTGATGTTGAGTTTTATTCCGCTGTGGGGATTAAGCCAAGGGTTCCAGCCTTTTGTCGGTACGAACTTCGGCGCGGGGCTTTTTGATCGGGTAAAAAAAGGCACCGGCTTGTTCTATGGCTTCGGCCTTTTGCTCGCCGTCATTGCATGGGGTATCTTTTTGCTGAGTCCCGAAAAGGTACTTGGGCTGTTTATCGATAACCCCGTGCTCGTTGCACAAGGAAAAACCAATGCCGTTATTGCCATGATAATCTTCCCTGCGCTTGCGATTATGATATTGAATATGACGCTCTTTCAGGCCATCGGCAAGCCGAAACCCGCCGGTATTTTAGCGATCTCACGGCAGCTGGTGCTCTTTGTGCCTGCCGTACTCATACTGCCGCATTTTTTCGGAGCGCGGGGCGTATGGCTCGCAATGCCGCTCGTTGACGGAATTGTCGTAGTGCTTTCAGTTATTATTATGATAAAGATATTCGCAACCGACTTGGTAAAAAAATAA
- a CDS encoding peptide ABC transporter substrate-binding protein: MNKKNILLFLVLCIVPFVACAENEPYPQNEFVVSVTTGIPNLHPHAAYNANEAQILTGLYEGLCTYDPYTLQPVAGLAKDWKISADGLTWTFTLRDNLTFENGDPITAQVFCDSFINLLNPKLDLPYASLLDCVKGVKEYRSGMATDTSHIGLYAESDTSLKISLVYPAEQLANILCHHAFSAVHPSQLKAITKYAGKSSFCKFCRRF, encoded by the coding sequence ATGAATAAAAAAAATATATTACTGTTTCTTGTTTTATGTATAGTTCCCTTTGTTGCATGCGCAGAAAATGAACCCTATCCTCAAAACGAGTTTGTTGTTTCGGTCACTACCGGTATTCCGAACTTACACCCCCATGCCGCGTATAATGCAAATGAGGCGCAAATTCTTACCGGATTGTACGAAGGGTTGTGTACATACGATCCTTATACGTTGCAGCCGGTGGCAGGATTAGCAAAGGATTGGAAAATCAGTGCAGACGGTTTGACATGGACATTTACACTGCGGGATAACCTCACATTTGAAAATGGTGACCCTATTACCGCGCAAGTATTCTGTGATTCATTTATCAATTTGTTAAACCCAAAACTTGATTTACCGTATGCGTCACTTTTAGATTGCGTTAAAGGTGTAAAAGAATACCGGAGTGGAATGGCTACGGACACATCGCATATCGGCTTGTATGCGGAATCGGATACTTCGTTAAAAATTTCGCTCGTATATCCCGCCGAACAACTGGCTAATATACTTTGTCATCACGCATTTTCCGCAGTACATCCTTCACAGCTTAAAGCAATAACGAAATATGCAGGTAAATCTTCTTTTTGCAAATTCTGCCGCCGCTTTTAA
- a CDS encoding TetR/AcrR family transcriptional regulator, translating into MAKFKRQSKSSRMAEIQEAAKKVFLEKGFRYTTMEDVVKNTTLSKGGVYQYYKTTKAILFDIMQNGNYFRYERTEKIVQESAGTESVAEVITDACMAKLFDEVPEKKLYLMFLAEIPYDRDYEALYFQLEKQAFELFIKTLHYPSQQEQKIMNIIQEQEYFLFKIFHGMLVMHELFSDKDVFNQNKEKIRTIILTAIQNFFNRHQDLLNHINR; encoded by the coding sequence ATGGCTAAGTTTAAACGGCAATCGAAATCTTCTCGCATGGCGGAGATACAAGAAGCGGCAAAAAAGGTATTTTTAGAGAAAGGATTTCGCTATACGACAATGGAAGATGTTGTGAAAAACACAACGCTTTCCAAGGGCGGCGTATACCAATATTATAAAACGACAAAGGCAATCCTTTTCGATATTATGCAAAACGGAAACTATTTCCGGTATGAACGAACCGAAAAGATTGTGCAGGAATCGGCAGGTACCGAATCGGTTGCCGAGGTCATAACAGACGCTTGTATGGCTAAGCTTTTTGATGAAGTACCCGAAAAAAAACTCTACTTGATGTTTCTAGCGGAAATACCGTATGACCGCGATTATGAAGCGCTATATTTCCAATTGGAAAAACAAGCCTTTGAACTGTTTATAAAAACGTTACACTATCCGTCCCAACAAGAACAAAAAATTATGAATATCATTCAAGAGCAAGAGTACTTTTTGTTTAAAATTTTTCACGGCATGCTCGTTATGCATGAGCTATTCAGCGATAAGGATGTGTTTAATCAAAATAAAGAAAAAATCCGTACAATAATTCTGACTGCAATACAGAACTTCTTTAACCGGCACCAAGATTTGCTCAACCATATTAACCGATGA
- a CDS encoding L-lactate permease, producing the protein MILINFILAMLPIVWLVISLSKLKMSSCKACGIALLITAILAGFYWKLPPLHISSAMFEGAAYALWPICLIIVAALFTYNLTIKTGAMEKIKEMLIGISDDKRILMLIIGWGFGNFMEGMAGFGTAVAIPASILAGIGLNPINAVTACLVANTTPTAFGSAGVPTATLASITGLDLQQLAANAALIQAVHTFLSPFLAVVICGGGIKALKGVWHITLIASLSFVVPYLLFCAIVRPRTSNYCRFNLFDALCNPCGKLR; encoded by the coding sequence ATGATACTGATTAATTTCATACTTGCAATGCTGCCGATTGTCTGGCTTGTTATTTCTTTAAGCAAGCTCAAGATGAGCAGTTGTAAAGCCTGCGGTATTGCGTTGCTGATAACGGCGATTTTAGCAGGATTTTATTGGAAATTGCCTCCTCTACATATCTCGTCCGCTATGTTTGAAGGAGCAGCGTATGCGCTCTGGCCAATCTGTTTGATTATTGTTGCCGCTCTTTTTACATACAATTTAACGATAAAAACCGGCGCTATGGAAAAAATCAAAGAGATGTTGATCGGTATTTCCGATGATAAAAGAATTCTGATGCTGATTATCGGCTGGGGTTTCGGTAATTTTATGGAAGGCATGGCAGGGTTCGGTACTGCGGTTGCTATTCCCGCATCGATTCTTGCCGGAATAGGTCTTAATCCCATCAACGCAGTAACGGCTTGTCTTGTTGCAAATACGACGCCGACTGCGTTCGGCTCGGCAGGAGTGCCGACAGCGACACTTGCTTCCATTACAGGGTTGGACTTGCAGCAGCTTGCCGCAAATGCCGCGCTCATACAGGCCGTTCATACGTTTCTTTCACCGTTCCTCGCGGTGGTGATCTGCGGAGGCGGCATAAAGGCATTAAAAGGCGTATGGCATATTACGTTGATCGCATCGCTGTCGTTCGTTGTGCCCTATCTCCTTTTTTGCGCAATTGTTAGGCCCCGAACTTCCAACTATTGTCGGTTCAATTTGTTCGATGCTCTGTGTAATCCTTGCGGCAAACTTCGGTAA
- a CDS encoding carbohydrate ABC transporter permease, giving the protein MITSKTSKFLWIAFFVTPALLIVSVFILLPLFMSLFNSLFNWNQLLRGTFTGLGNFKKLFFTFPYNERFFNALKHNGIWFCCTMLIQNSLGLLFGYVLSRKIAGHGAFKRIFFIPVLFSIVAVGFLWGMYLKSDGLVNSFLNLLDLSSFRRAWLGDENTATFAIIATNIWRWVGFPSLVFLAAIDSIDQSCIEAAYIDGVSEMGLFWKIIFPLIIPSVTVITVLTVIGSLNVFEQIYTMTDLGGGLNYSTDTIGTLFYRTAFGSVDTGNPEIGIGSTIAVIIYIMTFCISLVSVAIGKAKETQV; this is encoded by the coding sequence ATGATAACATCAAAAACAAGTAAATTTTTATGGATTGCGTTTTTCGTAACGCCGGCGCTGCTGATTGTCAGCGTGTTTATTTTGTTGCCGCTTTTTATGAGTCTGTTCAACAGCTTATTCAACTGGAACCAACTTCTCCGCGGCACATTTACCGGATTGGGTAATTTTAAAAAGTTGTTTTTTACCTTTCCGTATAACGAACGTTTTTTTAATGCATTAAAGCACAATGGCATCTGGTTTTGCTGCACAATGCTCATTCAAAATAGCCTCGGACTGCTTTTCGGGTATGTTTTAAGTAGAAAAATCGCAGGACACGGGGCCTTTAAGCGGATATTTTTTATACCGGTGCTTTTTTCAATTGTTGCGGTCGGATTTTTATGGGGTATGTATTTAAAGAGCGATGGGCTGGTCAATAGTTTTTTGAATCTCCTCGACCTCTCCTCCTTCCGGCGGGCGTGGCTCGGCGACGAAAACACCGCAACCTTTGCCATCATCGCAACCAATATTTGGCGCTGGGTGGGCTTCCCTTCACTTGTATTCCTTGCAGCCATCGACTCAATCGATCAGAGCTGTATCGAAGCCGCGTACATAGACGGCGTAAGCGAGATGGGCTTATTTTGGAAAATCATATTTCCGCTCATTATTCCGTCCGTAACGGTTATCACGGTATTAACCGTCATCGGCAGTTTAAATGTTTTTGAACAGATATACACCATGACCGACCTCGGCGGCGGACTGAACTATAGCACCGACACCATCGGCACGCTTTTTTACCGCACCGCCTTCGGTTCGGTGGATACGGGTAATCCCGAAATCGGCATTGGCAGTACCATCGCCGTTATCATCTATATTATGACCTTTTGTATTTCGCTCGTATCCGTCGCAATCGGAAAGGCAAAGGAGACACAAGTATGA
- a CDS encoding AbgT family transporter — translation MSTKKNKEVSGFLKGVERIGNKLPHPAMLFFILSIIVVIISAIVAAVGAPVTYFDAKKGQEVTIKAVSLLNVEGFRYILNSATKNFTGFAPLGTVLVAMLGIGVAEWTGLINTSLKKLLTNINPRLLTAVVVFAGIMSNIASDAGYVVVIPLGAIVFANAGRHPLAGLAAAFAGVSGGFSANLLLGTTDPLLTGITIEALHNAGMDIPLDPTCNWYFMVVSTFLLTIIGTLVTEKIVEKNLGEYHGTYKPDNMPVSAEETKGLKRAGISILIMVVILAIGMFGLPGLPSLAILSEVNPKTGVSSLSNFMHGGLLPVILILFLVPGLVYGKTLGKIKSSGDLVKGMTHGMSSMAGYLVLAFFAAQFVSYFGKTNLGTIISVNGANFLKSIGFTGLPLIIAFVIISAFLNLFIGSASAKWAIMAPIFVPMMVNLGLSPALTQVAYRIGDSSTNIITPLMSYFAMIVVFMKKYDEDSGLGTLISIMLPYSIAFLLSWLGLMIIWYVTGLPLGPGAFLTL, via the coding sequence ATGAGTACAAAAAAGAACAAGGAAGTCTCAGGCTTTCTTAAAGGCGTTGAAAGGATCGGAAATAAGCTGCCTCATCCGGCGATGCTTTTCTTTATCCTCAGCATTATCGTTGTTATTATTTCAGCCATTGTAGCGGCTGTCGGTGCGCCGGTTACCTACTTTGACGCAAAAAAGGGGCAGGAAGTAACGATAAAGGCTGTCTCGCTTTTGAATGTCGAGGGATTTCGCTATATTTTGAACAGCGCAACGAAAAACTTTACCGGTTTTGCGCCGCTCGGTACGGTATTGGTCGCAATGCTCGGTATCGGCGTTGCCGAATGGACGGGGCTCATTAATACCTCATTGAAGAAGCTTCTCACCAATATTAACCCTCGGTTGCTGACAGCCGTTGTCGTTTTTGCCGGTATTATGAGTAACATTGCGTCCGATGCAGGCTACGTTGTAGTTATTCCGCTCGGCGCCATTGTGTTTGCCAATGCGGGCAGGCATCCGCTGGCGGGTCTTGCCGCTGCCTTTGCCGGTGTTTCGGGTGGTTTTTCTGCGAACCTCTTGCTGGGGACTACCGACCCGCTGTTAACCGGCATCACTATTGAGGCCTTGCACAATGCCGGTATGGACATCCCGCTTGATCCTACCTGTAACTGGTACTTTATGGTCGTTTCAACATTCTTGTTGACAATTATCGGAACCTTGGTAACCGAAAAAATCGTAGAGAAAAACTTAGGCGAATACCACGGCACCTATAAGCCGGACAATATGCCCGTTTCCGCAGAAGAAACAAAAGGGTTAAAGCGTGCGGGTATTTCCATTCTGATTATGGTGGTCATACTTGCAATCGGCATGTTCGGCTTACCCGGCCTCCCGTCCCTTGCCATTTTAAGCGAAGTAAATCCCAAAACAGGTGTAAGTTCTCTGAGTAACTTTATGCACGGCGGTTTGCTCCCCGTTATTCTAATCCTTTTCTTGGTACCCGGTTTAGTATACGGTAAAACATTGGGAAAAATTAAAAGTTCCGGAGACCTTGTAAAAGGTATGACGCACGGAATGAGCTCAATGGCCGGCTACCTCGTACTGGCATTCTTTGCAGCGCAGTTTGTCAGCTACTTCGGTAAGACAAACCTTGGAACAATTATTTCCGTAAACGGCGCTAACTTCTTAAAGAGTATCGGTTTTACCGGTTTACCGTTAATCATCGCATTCGTTATTATTTCCGCTTTCTTGAACCTCTTTATCGGTTCCGCTTCTGCTAAGTGGGCGATTATGGCTCCGATCTTCGTACCGATGATGGTAAACCTCGGCCTCTCACCGGCTTTAACGCAGGTTGCATACCGTATCGGAGATTCCAGCACCAATATCATCACTCCGTTGATGAGCTATTTTGCGATGATCGTTGTCTTTATGAAAAAGTATGATGAGGATTCCGGTCTTGGAACATTGATATCGATAATGTTGCCGTATTCAATCGCGTTCCTGCTTTCATGGCTCGGTTTGATGATTATTTGGTATGTAACCGGCTTACCGCTCGGTCCGGGAGCATTCTTAACACTGTAA
- a CDS encoding L-lactate permease produces MLIFVLLILTSKLCPPVHNAIKDFKHSFMIYTGEGGKPLTFSWINTPGVVIFIAAICGGLIQKASLFEMADVLGFTLKKYWRTFVTICSVLATAKVMIYSGMISDIARSAVVAASPVYPFVAPLIGVLGAFITGSGTSTNVLFGNLQMETAHSLNLNPYWITAANALGGGIGKMICPQNIAIGAGSIGITGSDNKILAAVFKYFVVYALLASVICFAGSFLM; encoded by the coding sequence ATGCTCATCTTTGTATTGTTAATTCTTACCTCCAAGCTCTGTCCTCCGGTGCACAACGCCATTAAGGATTTCAAACATTCGTTTATGATTTATACGGGAGAAGGAGGCAAGCCGCTCACATTTAGCTGGATAAATACTCCGGGAGTGGTGATATTTATAGCGGCCATCTGCGGAGGGCTTATTCAAAAGGCTTCATTGTTCGAAATGGCCGACGTATTGGGCTTTACCCTAAAAAAATATTGGAGAACCTTTGTAACGATTTGTAGTGTTTTGGCAACTGCCAAGGTGATGATATACAGCGGAATGATTTCCGATATTGCCCGTTCGGCTGTTGTTGCAGCCAGTCCGGTATATCCGTTTGTTGCACCGTTAATCGGCGTGTTGGGAGCCTTTATAACGGGATCGGGTACTTCTACCAATGTCCTTTTTGGAAATTTACAGATGGAGACTGCACATTCGCTTAATTTGAATCCATATTGGATTACCGCGGCCAATGCACTGGGTGGGGGAATCGGTAAAATGATATGCCCGCAGAATATTGCAATTGGAGCAGGTTCTATCGGCATTACCGGTTCCGACAACAAAATTCTTGCAGCGGTGTTTAAATATTTTGTTGTGTATGCATTGCTTGCGAGCGTAATCTGTTTTGCCGGCTCGTTCCTGATGTGA
- a CDS encoding outer membrane lipoprotein-sorting protein, translating into MDYKTMTKKHAAVFFAAILCALPLSLSAQIPSTEEMYGILEKQYEAGNFDKDITCTLSLIIEKPNEPKSAQQYKLFRRDTKDQTTLVQLAPEADKGTGYMQEKNNLWVYDPTSHQFTHSSLKRAIGDSDASVSDVNKRSEFRKTYEITDIAASKLGKFDVYAVTLKTLLSDARYAQEKYYVRKTDPLILKIESYGSSGRLMRTTLLPKYVKIGNFNWPAQSIYINEINKGEKTTQILSDFDTSDIPDVVFTKAYLEKIN; encoded by the coding sequence ATGGATTATAAAACGATGACGAAAAAACATGCCGCAGTGTTTTTTGCGGCTATCTTATGTGCGCTGCCGCTCTCGCTTTCGGCACAAATACCGAGCACGGAAGAGATGTACGGTATTTTGGAAAAGCAGTACGAAGCAGGTAACTTTGATAAAGATATAACCTGCACGCTTTCGCTCATTATCGAAAAGCCGAACGAACCGAAATCTGCGCAGCAGTATAAACTATTCCGGCGTGATACAAAAGATCAAACCACGCTTGTGCAGCTTGCGCCTGAGGCGGATAAGGGAACGGGGTATATGCAGGAAAAGAATAACCTCTGGGTATATGATCCTACCTCGCATCAATTTACCCACTCTTCGCTTAAGCGCGCTATCGGGGATTCCGATGCAAGTGTTTCAGATGTTAATAAACGGTCTGAATTTAGAAAGACTTACGAAATTACCGATATAGCAGCATCAAAACTCGGTAAGTTTGATGTATATGCAGTTACGCTCAAGACTCTTCTTTCTGACGCGCGGTATGCGCAGGAAAAATATTACGTGCGTAAAACTGATCCGCTTATCTTAAAAATCGAAAGCTACGGCTCAAGCGGACGGCTGATGCGCACCACGCTCCTGCCTAAATACGTCAAAATCGGTAATTTCAACTGGCCTGCTCAATCCATCTATATTAACGAAATCAATAAGGGTGAAAAGACCACACAAATACTCTCCGATTTTGATACCTCCGACATACCGGATGTGGTGTTTACGAAGGCCTACTTGGAAAAAATCAATTGA
- a CDS encoding carbohydrate ABC transporter permease has translation MNMNLRMNTESPVKRLAIAGILTLMIIYVILIAYPLFNMVMSSLKPTREILQHPFALPTNPDFSSYKRVWVDMGFSTFFINSVIVTAFSMVLVLLFGSMASYAISRYVFKGNTLLYMVFLSGIMLPLKAAIIPLFMIIRKLGLMDNFLSVILIFTAMGIPSTIFILSGFFKAIPADLEYAARIDGCHDFTIYSKIMMPVIAPGIALVTIYNAVPIWNDFFFPLVFLHSRNLKTLPVGLSTFFGQHSTNWTLLFTGLTVAILPMMILYLFMSKYFIKGMTAGAIK, from the coding sequence ATGAACATGAATCTACGCATGAATACAGAATCCCCTGTAAAACGCCTTGCAATCGCCGGTATTTTAACACTGATGATTATCTATGTTATCTTGATCGCATATCCGCTTTTTAATATGGTTATGTCGTCATTAAAACCGACACGCGAAATTCTCCAGCACCCGTTCGCTCTGCCGACCAACCCGGATTTTTCGTCATATAAGCGGGTTTGGGTCGATATGGGATTCAGCACGTTTTTTATCAACAGCGTCATCGTAACCGCCTTCTCTATGGTTTTAGTGCTGCTGTTCGGCTCGATGGCATCATACGCTATTAGCCGATACGTGTTCAAAGGAAATACGCTGCTGTATATGGTCTTTTTAAGCGGTATCATGCTACCGCTCAAAGCTGCCATCATCCCGCTGTTTATGATTATCAGAAAACTCGGGCTTATGGATAACTTTTTGTCGGTTATTTTAATTTTTACCGCAATGGGGATTCCTTCAACCATATTTATTCTTTCGGGATTCTTTAAAGCTATTCCTGCAGATCTCGAATATGCGGCGCGGATAGACGGCTGCCATGACTTTACCATTTACAGTAAGATTATGATGCCGGTCATTGCACCCGGAATTGCGTTGGTAACCATTTACAACGCGGTGCCTATCTGGAACGACTTCTTTTTCCCGCTTGTCTTTTTGCACAGCAGGAATCTAAAAACCCTGCCGGTTGGTCTCAGCACCTTTTTCGGGCAGCACAGCACCAATTGGACGCTTTTGTTTACCGGATTAACCGTAGCCATCCTTCCGATGATGATTCTCTATTTATTTATGAGTAAGTATTTCATTAAGGGAATGACCGCCGGCGCGATAAAATAG
- a CDS encoding HD domain-containing protein: MNIDRDTAIGLLNRYITTEHIMAHSFAVEAVMRALAKRLDPADEELWGISGLLHDLDMDVSNWQEHPERHGPVTVELLKEHNFGCEEMYNAIIAHNPDTGAVPKTLFEKALFAADPITGFITAVTLVYPDKKIASVKVKSIVKKMKATGFAAGADRGAMMSIENIGIPFPEFAELALTAMCGIADQLGL; the protein is encoded by the coding sequence ATGAACATTGATAGAGATACGGCAATAGGCTTACTCAATCGATATATTACGACCGAGCATATTATGGCGCATTCGTTCGCTGTCGAAGCCGTTATGCGCGCCCTTGCAAAGCGACTTGATCCGGCGGATGAAGAACTGTGGGGAATTAGCGGGCTGCTCCACGATTTGGATATGGACGTTTCAAATTGGCAGGAACATCCGGAACGGCACGGTCCCGTTACGGTTGAGCTATTAAAGGAACACAATTTCGGCTGTGAAGAAATGTACAACGCTATTATCGCTCATAATCCCGATACGGGCGCCGTACCGAAAACACTGTTTGAAAAAGCGCTCTTTGCAGCCGACCCGATTACCGGCTTTATCACCGCCGTTACGCTTGTTTATCCCGATAAAAAAATTGCGAGCGTTAAGGTTAAATCCATCGTCAAGAAAATGAAAGCAACCGGATTTGCCGCCGGTGCCGATAGAGGCGCAATGATGTCAATAGAAAATATCGGGATACCGTTTCCGGAATTTGCAGAATTAGCGCTTACCGCTATGTGCGGTATCGCCGATCAACTCGGCCTTTAG
- a CDS encoding extracellular solute-binding protein, translated as MRLKKSAHCAPYMPELFTGVGYTDIQGSFMNETAAHMIGGSYEAGTFKANNPSLQFDAFPVPGTTAGEQYVTFYADMNWAVNAKTAHKEAALTFLQFLGSPEVGNMLISDLKMISSTPGVDTSLDPFVGKVITMMKNSTSYIFLVPFRYEQPTGSALWQAAGQGYLAGSLTAEQACKNVQTGIATYYKPFQK; from the coding sequence ATGCGGTTAAAAAAATCGGCGCATTGCGCCCCCTATATGCCGGAACTGTTTACCGGTGTCGGCTATACCGACATTCAGGGTTCTTTTATGAACGAAACGGCCGCACACATGATCGGCGGTTCGTATGAAGCAGGAACCTTTAAAGCAAACAACCCTTCCCTCCAATTCGATGCATTCCCGGTACCGGGCACAACGGCAGGAGAACAGTACGTTACCTTCTATGCAGATATGAATTGGGCAGTCAATGCAAAAACAGCACATAAAGAAGCGGCGCTCACCTTCTTACAGTTCCTCGGTTCACCGGAAGTCGGCAATATGCTGATTTCCGATCTGAAAATGATCAGTTCTACACCCGGGGTAGACACCTCGCTTGATCCGTTTGTCGGAAAAGTCATCACGATGATGAAAAACAGCACCAGCTATATTTTCCTTGTACCATTCCGCTATGAACAGCCGACCGGTTCCGCTTTGTGGCAGGCAGCAGGGCAGGGCTACTTAGCAGGTTCTTTAACGGCCGAACAAGCATGTAAGAACGTACAAACAGGTATCGCTACCTATTATAAACCTTTTCAAAAATAG